Proteins encoded within one genomic window of Sebastes fasciatus isolate fSebFas1 chromosome 18, fSebFas1.pri, whole genome shotgun sequence:
- the tdrd6a gene encoding tudor domain-containing 6 isoform X2 has protein sequence MRGDESWVAGIHETAKMSSILGLPTRGSDVTILITRVHLHPLCVLVEFWGKFSQERTADYECLAKDIQSPGNTFQEFEGNPGDQCLAQIDGSWYRSRIVSRNGPKYSVFLFDKGRTCSTTTSKLAWGKKKNFDLPPEVEFCLLANVLPLSPENRWSPVALEFLKSLSGKTVKGQVQDVLVAHRTFLLHIPCISKQMYEMGIAKRLSPDLFQDFVLMSLQSQSGAEVSPETQISMAAGDRLHKKELYMYPELPAGTVETVIVTEVTNPQRIFCQLKVFSQELKNLSGQITQRCEGRMTNCIVGPEMIGFPCAARGSDGRWYRSVLQQVCPSNKVVEVLNVDFGTKQFVQVQNVRPLASEFFRMPVVTYICSLHGIIDKGVGWTTSQIDYLRSLLLHKIVIAKFEYQSISEGVHYVTLYGAENANINNLFGSKESEGEKTLGDYAIRTTAYSRKPPAQQESNQRKMITPGNGVEEKEGKGIVAKLPAGDLPLNSSHVAVVQHVLDPSEFWIQTQNYANELDELMDSIYHLYKESVNKHVVRNPTVGLYCAAKAEDGEFYRATVAEVAETQIKVFFVDYGNTEVVDRSNIRTLPDELKKLPCLSLKCTLAGVRPKDGRWSRSACDFFIKAVTDKVLTVHVTAKYDEGYVVQLTDPKAQGERDLGTLMCSSGLAERAETQRQPKAKMTTRPAILPQFPDARLSGVHVDKGMPFETTLKTIGPAGNEKRILTFKEHMFPTGSVLDVSVSYIESPNDFWCQLVQNAGHLKLLMHDLQAHYAGSEFQPNVETACVARHPDNGMWYRAIVIHKHETPDVDVLFVDYGQTETVSLYNLRRISSQFLALQGQAFRCSLLNPVDPTSALNEWNEEAVARFHSFVETAASNFVILKCTIYAVMYSEQKILFNVVDLETPFESVCTSMVNLVKGAPPKNAAGPPFRLDTYYYSTHNVKTGTEEQVTVTCVNNVSQFYCHLERNADVINDLKTKVSNLCHQLETVKLPTVFGTLCFAKYTDGQWYRGQIKATKPAILVHFVDYGDTIEVEESDLFPVPREANDIMSVPVQAVVCSLSDVPVDVPSEVNRWFETSATECKFRALVVAREPDGKLLVELYHGNTQINSKIKKMFQIEMHTEENVVHQGRRALEASANHAQKTLKVVPKQAAEMGNHTQTIHTDVSATKPARQMRNGGMNLQPADSCRHSMPLRNVCENGQKVRAAPLELYIPPHQRQSCTGTPSNTGNGSEPAGAYFKSRKSLPTEIEQLKSKSPDTESAKESNAEKFPKLADLPSNSITSDMEEDVYVSHCNSPLSFYVQLVREEDGIFSLVEKLNDPKSTPQTNDVKDVHPGDLVQAEFADDSSWYRAVVREIHGKTMALVEFVDFGNTAMMPISEMGRLQKSFLQLPMYSIHCILSEAASIGKEEVLDPEVVSAFKEDIGGVGEKVLKCHFIRQLGSAWEVHLEDRGVNITCKVPTRCSTEKLEQAKEQPTQNSDIRNVPENSERSLLNSCSLCYHQQEFLEGHKLEVYITAVNNAQTFWSQPADSEELDKITSSVSEVGDAADRKPIDPGSLSPGRPCIALFSDDDFWYRAEVIDKDGDELSVLFVDYGNKSQVNVTDVREMPPDLIDTPPQAFLCELEGFDASCGYWDSGAVDELSALTTDKALQLTVTKVTREEGKVKCFVRMECEGQVINEALKTWWKSSTEENEPAETPLQCDSTGKETALPEDQLEYPVGQDMDTADACIHPKRDHSEKHSTGKLVDPHADILPCDSGIDETMLSPLDNKGDQGILDLSYDKSAVETHKSTEEEEFSVMDIIGPHDLNSPLDENPREAMVESEIATTDLESLPGEVHTDSMESSFDIIHFTGPTEAKDDSKVTIARHNSLTSMTTVKMVSREAFRPREEHNISEDFKQIKTELTLPSCVLPAFDTRTEQEIATEDGVPKEVPCVTTHYENDLRTGQETMAHHKDAYSALLADSDTAASEPQTCTAPSQDLGDRVEEATCSVEEEAATCSAEEVADCFVEEAAATCSVEEEVTCLVEDEAATRSVEEEATCSFEEEATYSFEEDKTCSFEEEATGSFEEEATCSFEEVKTCSFEEDKTFSFEEDKTCSFEEDKTFSFEEDKTCSFEEDKTFSFEEDKTCSFEEDKTCSFEEEATGSFEEEATCSFEENKTCSFEEEATGSFEEEATGCVEEEATGSVEEEATGPVEEEATGSVEEEANCFVVEEEATCSVIEEEATCSVIEEEATGYVEEEATGSVEEEANCFVVEEEATCSVIKEEATGSVEEEATGSVEEGATCSVHEEEATGSVVEEEATCFVVEEEMTCSFEETCLTDVCIDPNEPRDDGEVTSARDDCLSSMTAEEMVICIKMSFRVQNESLLPRRELPQQLTAPSENETGDLSLQDEAMHNKNNSVTEDEISALHEDEHFALPSDHEPQAFTVPCPHLSDLVEEVTCLVREICLRDDCRDPPREAEREEMEQLVHTPPYPNEDFSDGVLEREMSSSADDSFEAQLSRITHLSLIINDSSDDLLLVERQPEE, from the exons ATGAGAGGTGACGAATCATGGGTAGCTGGAATTCATGAAACTGCCAAAATGTCTTCAATCCTAGGACTCCCTACACGAGGGTCAGATGTAACAATTCTCATTACCAGGGTCCACTTGCATCCCCTTTGTGTGCTTGTGGAGTTCTGGGGGAAATTTAGCCAGGAGAGGACGGCAGATTATGAGTGCCTTGCCAAAGACATTCAATCTCCTGGAAACACATTTCAAGAGTTTGAAGGAAATCCTGGTGACCAGTGTTTGGCTCAGATAGATGGATCTTGGTACAGGTCCCGCATAGTCTCAAGAAATGGCCCGAAATACAGTGTGTTTCTCTTTGACAAAGGGAGGACATGTAGCACCACCACAAGTAAGTTGGCATGGGGTAAGAAGAAGAACTTCGACCTGCCACCCGAAGTGGAATTTTGCCTGCTGGCTAATGTGTTACCACTCTCGCCTGAGAACAGATGGTCTCCAGTGGCTCTCGAATTTCTGAAATCTCTCTCTGGGAAGACTGTGAAGGGACAGGTGCAAGATGTACTGGTGGCGCACAGAACATTTCTCCTCCACATCCCTTGCATATCCAAGCAAATGTATGAGATGGGAATTGCCAAGAGGCTGTCTCCAGATCTGTTTCAGGACTTTGTCCTTATGTCACTGCAGTCCCAGAGTGGCGCTGAAGTGTCTCCAGAGACTCAGATCTCCATGGCAGCAGGTGATCGACTGCACAAGAAAGAGCTCTACATGTACCCAGAGCTGCCAGCAGGAACTGTGGAGACCGTCATAGTCACAGAGGTGACAAATCCGCAGCGGATCTTTTGCCAGCTGAAGGTCTTCTCACAAGAGTTGAAGAACCTCTCAGGGCAAATCACACAGCGCTGTGAGGGCAGAATGACCAACTGCATTGTAGGTCCAGAAATGATTGGGTTTCCGTGCGCTGCAAGAGGAAGTGATGGCAGGTGGTACCGCTCTGTTCTACAACAGGTATGTCCATCCAACAAAGTGGTGGAAGTTTTGAATGTTGACTTTGGAACAAAACAGTTTGTTCAAGTCCAGAATGTAAGACCACTGGCTTCAGAGTTCTTCAGGATGCCCGTTGTGACTTACATCTGTTCCCTCCATGGAATCATTGACAAAGGGGTTGGATGGACAACCAGCCAGATCGACTATCTCAGGTCCCTTCTTCTGCACAAGATAGTGATTGCCAAATTTGAGTACCAAAGCATCTCTGAGGGCGTTCACTATGTCACGCTCTATGGAGCTGAAAATGCAAACATTAACAACCTGTTTGGTTCCAAGGAGAGCGAGGGGGAAAAAACACTTGGAGATTATGCGATCCGCACTACTGCATACAGCCGCAAGCCTCCagctcagcaagaaagcaatcAAAGAAAGATGATAACTCCTGGGAATGGTGTAGAGGAAAAAGAAGGGAAAGGAATAGTAGCGAAGTTGCCAGCTGGAGACCTCCCTCTCAACTCCTCACATGTGGCAGTTGTCCAGCACGTACTTGACCCATCAGAGTTTTGGATCCAAACACAGAACTATGCAAATGAGTTGGATGAACTGATGGATAGTATCTACCATCTGTACAAAGAGTCAGTGAATAAACATGTGGTGAGAAATCCAACTGTTGGGCTCTACTGTGCTGCTAAGGCAGAAGATGGCGAGTTCTATCGAGCAACTGTGGCTGAAGTTGCTGAAACACAAATCAAGGTGTTCTTTGTTGATTATGGAAACACCGAAGTGGTTGACAGGAGTAACATCAGGACCCTTCCTGATGAGTTGAAAAAGCTGCCATGTCTTTCACTGAAATGCACCCTGGCAGGTGTCAGGCCAAAAGATGGGAGATGGAGTCGAAGTGCCTGTGACTTTTTCATCAAAGCAGTCACAGATAAAGTACTGACTGTACACGTGACGGCAAAATATGACGAGGGCTATGTTGTCCAACTAACAGATCCTAAAGCACAGGGAGAAAGAGATCTTGGTACACTGATGTGTAGTTCTGGCCTTGCTGAAAGggctgagacacagagacaaccCAAAGCCAAAATGACCACACGACCTGCCATTCTGCCACAATTTCCTGATGCCAGGCTCTCAGGTGTACACGTGGACAAAGGAATGCCTTTCGAGACAACCCTAAAGACAATTGGCCCTGCCGGCAATGAAAAAAGAATTCTTACATTCAAGGAGCACATGTTTCCCACTGGAAGTGTCCTTGATGTCAGTGTGTCCTACATCGAAAGTCCAAATGACTTCTGGTGCCAACTAGTACAAAATGCAGGGCACTTGAAATTGCTCATGCATGACCTGCAGGCTCATTACGCAGGCAGTGAGTTTCAGCCCAATGTGGAAACAGCTTGCGTTGCTCGCCACCCTGATAATGGAATGTGGTACAGGGCCATTGTAATCCACAAACATGAAACACCTGATGTGGATGTGCTGTTTGTTGACTATGGCCAAACGGAGACCGTCTCCCTTTACAACCTGAGGAGGATCAGCTCACAGTTCCTTGCTCTGCAAGGCCAAGCTTTTCGATGCAGTCTGTTAAACCCTGTTGACCCTACGTCTGCCTTAAATGAGTGGAATGAAGAAGCAGTAGCAAGGTTCCACAGCTTTGTGGAAACTGCGGCATCCAACTTCGTGATTTTGAAGTGCACCATATATGCAGTCATGTACAGTGAGCAGAAGATTCTTTTCAATGTTGTGGATCTAGAAACTCCCTTCGAGAGTGTCTGCACCAGTATGGTCAATCTAGTCAAGGGTGCACCTCCAAAGAATGCTGCTGGGCCACCTTTCCGTCTCGACACATACTACTACTCAACGCACAATGTCAAAACTGGAACAGAGGAACAGGTCACAGTGACATGTGTGAACAATGTCAGTCAGTTCTACTGCCACCTCGAGAGGAACGCTGATGTGATAAACGATCTCAAGACCAAAGTAAGCAATCTTTGTCATCAGCTTGAGACTGTCAAGCTCCCAACAGTTTTTGGAACTTTGTGCTTCGCGAAGTACACTGATGGGCAGTGGTATAGGGGACAGATCAAGGCCACAAAGCCAGCAATTCTGGTTCACTTTGTGGATTATGGTGACACTATTGAAGTGGAGGAATCCGACTTGTTTCCAGTTCCCAGAGAGGCTAATGACATCATGTCTGTGCCTGTGCAAGCAGTTGTGTGTAGTCTCTCTGATGTACCTGTCGATGTTCCCAGTGAGGTGAACCGCTGGTTTGAGACAAGTGCAACGGAATGTAAATTTCGAGCACTAGTAGTGGCCCGAGAACCTGATGGGAAACTGCTGGTTGAGCTGTATCATGGAAACACTCAGATTAATTCAAAGATCAAGAAGATGTTTCAGATCGAGATGCACACAGAAGAGAATGTTGTCCACCAGGGTCGGAGAGCACTTGAGGCTTCAGCAAATCATGCCCAAAAGACACTAAAAGTTGTCCCAAAACAAGCTGCAGAAATGGGAAATCACACGCAAACAATCCACACAGATGTCTCTGCCACAAAACCAGCACGTCAAATGAGGAATGGCGGCATGAATCTGCAGCCTGCAGATTCATGCCGCCATTCCATGCCTTTGCGCAATGTTTGTGAAAATGGTCAGAAGGTCAGAGCTGCTCCGTTAGAGCTCTACATACCTCCACACCAAAGGCAGTCATGTACAGGGACACCAAGTAATACAGGAAATGGTTCTGAGCCAGCAGGTGCCTATTTCAAATCAAGAAAAAGTCTTCccacagaaattgaacagcTCAAGTCCAAATCACCTGACACAGAATCTGCGAAGGAAAGCAATGCTGAAAAATTCCCTAAACTTGCAGACCTGCCGTCAAATTCTATCACATCAGACATGGAAGAAGATGTTTACGTCTCGCACTGCAACAGCCCATTGAGTTTCTATGTGCAACTTgtcagagaggaggatggaATATTCTCCCTTGTGGAAAAACTTAATGATCCCAAATCCACCCCCCAAACCAACGACGTCAAAGACGTGCATCCAGGTGACCTTGTTCAAGCGGAGTTTGCAGATGATTCCTCATGGTATCGAGCAGTTGTAAGAGAGATCCACGGCAAAACGATGGCTCTTGTTGAGTTTGTTGATTTTGGAAATACAGCAATGATGCCAATTTCCGAGATGGGCAGACTCCAGAAGTCTTTCTTGCAGCTTCCCATGTACAGCATACACTGCATTCTGAGCGAAGCTGCAAGTATTGGAAAAGAGGAAGTGCTTGATCCGGAAGTAGTGTCAGCTTTCAAAGAGGACATTGGTGGTGTTGGAGAAAAGGTGCTCAAATGCCACTTTATCAGGCAGTTGGGATCTGCATGGGAAGTCCATCTTGAAGACCGTGGTGTAAATATCACGTGTAAAGTACCTACCAGATGCTCAACTGAGAAACTTGAACAAGCCAAGGAACAACCTACCCAGAACTCTGACATCAGGAACGTGCCAGAGAACTCAGAGAGATCGCTACTGAACTCCTGCTCTCTATGTTACCACCAACAAGAGTTTTTAGAGGGACACAAGTTAGAGGTCTACATCACAGCTGTAAATAATGCTCAGACCTTTTGGAGTCAGCCTGCAGACTCAGAAGAGCTTGATAAGATAACATCAAGTGTCTCAGAAGTGGGGGATGCAGCCGATCGCAAACCTATTGACCCAGGCTCTCTCTCCCCTGGAAGGCCATGTATTGCTCTCTTTTCAGACGATGATTTTTGGTACCGCGCAGAGGTCATTGACAAAGATGGAGATGAGCTGTCTGTTCTCTTTGTGGACTATGgaaacaagtcccaagtcaatgTTACAGATGTGAGGGAAATGCCCCCTGACCTGATTGATACTCCTCCACAGGCATTTTTGTGCGAGCTTGAAGGCTTTGATGCTTCATGTGGATACTGGGACAGTGGTGCAGTAGATGAACTGTCAGCGCTTACAACAGACAAAGCGTTACAACTGACTGTCACCAAAGTAACAAGAGAAGAAGGAAAAGTCAAATGCTTTGTGCGGATGGAATGTGAGGGCCAGGTGATAAATGAGGCACTGAAAACCTGGTGGAAGAGCTCCACTGAGGAAAATGAACCTGCAGAGACACCACTGCAATGTGACTCAACTGGGAAAGAGACTGCACTACCCGAGGATCAACTAGAGTATCCCGTAGGCCAAGATATGGATACTGCtgatgcctgtattcaccctaaGAGAGACCACAGTGAAAAGCATAGCACTGGCAAGCTTGTTGACCCCCACGCAGATATTTTGCCATGTGATAGTGGCATTGATGAAACCATGTTATCTCCACTTGATAACAAAGGTGACCAAGGTATATTGGACTTGAGCTATGACAAGAGTGCGGTAGAAACCCACAAAAGCACTGAAGAAGAGGAGTTTTCAGTGATGGACATTATTGGGCCGCATGACTTAAATTCTCCATTGGATGAGAACCCTAGGGAGGCCATGGTGGAGTCAGAGATCGCAACGACTGACTTGGAGTCTCTGCCAGGAGAGGTTCATACCGACAGCATGGAAAGCAGCTTTGACATCATTCATTTTACTG GTCCAACTGAGGCAAAAGATGACAGCAAGGTTACCATTGCAAGGCATAATTCTCTTACCAGTATGACAACAGTGAAAATG GTTTCCCGTGAAGCTTTTCGTCCCAGGGAGGAGCATAACATTTCTGAAGACTTCAAGCAG ATAAAGACTGAATTGACGCTGCCCTCTTGTGTTCTTCCTGCGTTTG ATACTCGTACAGAGCAGGAAATTGCCACTGAGGATGGTGTCCCAAAGGAGGTGCCATGTGTTACCACACATTATGAG AATGACTTGAGGACTGGACAGGAGACCATGGCTCATCACAAGGATGCATATTCAG CCCTGCTAGCTGATTCTGACACAGCAGCCAGTGAGCCACAGACCTGCACAGCTCCCTCTCAAGATTTG GGTGACCGGGTTGAAGAGGCGACCTGTTCTGTTGAGGAGGAGGCAGCGACCTGTTCTGCTGAGGAGGTAGCAGACTGTTTTGTTGAGGAGGCGGCGGCGACTTGTTCTGTTGAAGAAGAGGTGACCTGTTTGGTTGAGGACGAGGCGGCGACCCGTTCCGTTGAGGAAGAGGCGACCTGTTCTTTTGAAGAGGAGGCGACCTATTCTTTTGAAGAGGACAAGACCTGTTCGTTTGAAGAGGAGGCAACTGGTTCTTTTGAAGAGGAGGCGACCTGTTCTTTTGAAGAGGTCAAGACCTGTTCGTTTGAAGAGGACAAGACTTTTTCGTTTGAAGAGGACAAGACCTGTTCGTTTGAAGAGGACAAGACTTTTTCGTTTGAAGAGGACAAGACCTGTTCGTTTGAAGAGGACAAGACTTTTTCGTTTGAAGAGGACAAGACCTGTTCGTTTGAAGAGGACAAGACCTGTTCGTTTGAAGAGGAGGCAACCGGTTCTTTTGAAGAGGAGGCGACCTGTTCTTTTGAAGAGAACAAGACCTGTTCGTTTGAAGAGGAGGCGACCGGTTCTTTTGAAGAGGAGGCGACAGGTTGTGTCGAAGAGGAGGCAACCGGTTCTGTCGAAGAGGAGGCAACCGGTCCTGTCGAGGAGGAGGCGACCGGTTCTGTCGAGGAGGAGGCAAACTGTTTTGTTGTCGAGGAGGAGGCGACCTGTTCTGTCATCGAGGAGGAGGCGACCTGTTCTGTCATCGAGGAGGAGGCAACCGGTTATGTCGAGGAGGAGGCGACCGGTTCTGTCGAGGAGGAGGCAAACTGTTTTGTTGTCGAGGAGGAGGCGACCTGTTCTGTCATCAAGGAGGAGGCGACCGGTTCTGTCGAGGAGGAGGCGACCGGTTCTGTCGAGGAGGGGGCGACCTGTTCTGTCCACGAGGAGGAAGCGACCGGTTCTGTCGTCGAGGAGGAGGCGACCTGTTTTGTCGTCGAGGAGGAGATGACTTGTTCTTTTGAAGAGACCTGCTTGACAGATGTCTGCATAG ATCCAAATGAGCCACGTGATGACGGTGAAGTCACCAGTGCAAGAGATGATTGTCTCAGCAGTATGACAGCAGAGGAAATGGTAATTTGCATCAAAATGAGTTTCAGG GTCCAAAATGAATCACTGCTTCCTCGTAGGGAGCTTCCGCAACAATTAACTG CTCCCTCAGAGAATGAAACAGGAGACCTTTCCCTACAGGATGAGGCCATGCATAACAAG AATAACTCTGTGACTGAAGACGAGATCTCGGCTCTTCACGAAGATGAACATTTTG CTCTGCCATCTGACCACGAGCCACAAGCCTTCACAGTCCCCTGTCCACATTTG AGCGACCTGGTTGAAGAGGTGACTTGTCTTGTCAGAGAGATCTGTCTGAGAGACGACTGCAGAG ATCCACCACGAGAAGCTGAAAGGGAGGAGATGGAGCAGCTGGTGCATACACCCCCCTATCCAAACGAG GATTTCAGCGATGGTGTGCTTGAGAGAGAAATGTCATCTTCTGCTGATGACAGCTTTG